A genomic stretch from Actinomycetota bacterium includes:
- a CDS encoding tetratricopeptide repeat protein: MDLKVVSGKTIELPAEFFSGDEPTDPLTPRIDIVDPSGEVIVSNGVPARSRKGVYFYNYPVPAGAPVGTWKAVWSARIDGSRVSAADLFEVSSPVAAGAKPAAPAAPLAAPGAPAGPRPAAPAPTETPKQPAVAAAAKPPEPAVSKSAETLDPEADSPETTRPGPSKSGKGGVGKRARKRETAAAAAAAPATTATEPEAESPERPRHRKGRGTEGAAPRSRLSMGKALLILAALGVVLSSIWFSPRRDDTLQAKIDEGVAAQKAGRTDEAERLYEEVLSNDPNNKLANFNLGVAAQIAGDMEKAEGLYEKSLDADPKFLPALFNLAILQERTDRAEESAETYRRLLEQYPDNGPAHLNYGFLLTQKLNKPDEGREEFRKAVENDPTLAPRIPADMRPAPAAP, encoded by the coding sequence ATGGACCTCAAGGTTGTGAGCGGAAAGACTATCGAGCTGCCCGCCGAATTCTTCTCGGGGGACGAACCCACCGACCCGTTGACTCCGCGAATCGACATCGTGGATCCCAGCGGCGAGGTGATCGTCTCGAACGGGGTTCCCGCGCGCAGCCGCAAAGGGGTCTACTTCTACAACTATCCCGTTCCGGCCGGCGCGCCGGTGGGGACGTGGAAGGCCGTCTGGTCCGCTCGGATCGACGGGTCCCGGGTCTCGGCAGCGGATCTGTTCGAGGTCTCGTCCCCGGTTGCGGCCGGCGCCAAACCGGCGGCACCGGCGGCTCCGCTCGCCGCACCGGGCGCTCCGGCCGGCCCCAGGCCCGCGGCCCCCGCTCCGACCGAAACGCCGAAACAGCCCGCCGTCGCTGCGGCGGCCAAACCCCCGGAGCCCGCCGTTTCGAAGTCCGCGGAAACCCTGGATCCCGAGGCCGACTCCCCGGAAACGACCAGGCCGGGCCCCTCCAAGAGCGGAAAGGGCGGAGTCGGAAAGCGCGCCCGCAAGCGGGAGACCGCTGCAGCAGCCGCGGCGGCCCCGGCCACAACCGCGACAGAACCCGAAGCCGAATCGCCGGAAAGACCCCGGCACCGGAAAGGGCGCGGCACGGAGGGGGCGGCGCCCCGTTCGAGGCTCTCGATGGGCAAGGCACTGCTCATCCTCGCCGCCCTGGGGGTCGTCCTCTCCTCGATCTGGTTCAGCCCCCGCCGGGACGACACCCTCCAGGCCAAGATCGATGAAGGGGTAGCCGCGCAGAAGGCCGGCCGCACCGACGAAGCCGAGAGGCTGTACGAGGAGGTCCTCAGCAACGACCCGAACAACAAGCTCGCCAACTTCAACCTGGGGGTGGCCGCCCAGATAGCCGGTGACATGGAGAAGGCCGAGGGCCTCTACGAAAAGAGCCTCGACGCAGATCCCAAATTCCTTCCCGCTTTGTTCAACCTGGCCATCCTCCAGGAGCGGACGGACCGGGCCGAGGAGTCTGCCGAGACCTACCGGCGGCTGCTCGAGCAGTATCCGGACAACGGCCCGGCGCACCTCAACTACGGCTTTCTTCTGACCCAGAAGCTGAACAAGCCCGACGAGGGCCGGGAGGAGTTCCGGAAGGCCGTCGAGAATGATCCGACCCTGGCCCCGCGAATCCCGGCAGACATGCGGCCCGCCCCGGCCGCGCCTTAA